A single Staphylococcus muscae DNA region contains:
- the fabI gene encoding enoyl-ACP reductase FabI: MMNLDNKTFVIMGIANKRSIAFGVAKVLDQLGANLVFTYRKERSFKELDKLIDQLNQSEKHVYQIDVQSDDDVINGFEQIGKDIGHIDGVFHSIAFANVEDLRGRYSDTSREGFLLAQDISSYSLTIVAREARKIMNDGGSIVTSSYIGGEFAVPNYNVMGVAKASLEASVKYLAADLGQDNIRVNAISAGPIRTLSARGVGDFNTILKMIEERAPLKRNVDQEEVGKTAAYLLSDFSSGVTGENIHVDAGFHAIR; encoded by the coding sequence GTGATGAATTTAGACAATAAAACATTTGTAATCATGGGCATTGCGAATAAACGTAGCATCGCTTTCGGTGTCGCAAAAGTATTAGACCAACTCGGTGCCAATCTCGTTTTTACATACCGTAAAGAAAGAAGTTTCAAAGAATTAGACAAGTTGATTGACCAACTCAATCAATCAGAAAAACACGTTTATCAAATCGATGTTCAAAGTGACGACGACGTTATTAACGGCTTTGAACAAATCGGCAAAGATATTGGTCATATCGATGGCGTCTTTCATTCAATCGCTTTTGCAAACGTTGAAGACCTTCGTGGTCGCTATTCAGATACATCACGTGAAGGATTTTTACTCGCACAAGATATCAGTTCTTATTCACTCACAATTGTTGCGCGTGAAGCACGTAAAATTATGAATGATGGTGGCAGTATCGTTACATCAAGCTACATCGGTGGCGAATTCGCTGTCCCTAACTACAACGTGATGGGTGTCGCAAAAGCGAGTTTAGAAGCTTCTGTAAAATATTTAGCTGCCGATCTAGGTCAAGACAATATTCGTGTTAACGCCATCTCTGCTGGTCCAATTCGCACATTGAGCGCACGTGGTGTTGGCGATTTCAATACGATTTTAAAAATGATTGAAGAACGTGCCCCATTGAAGCGTAATGTGGATCAAGAAGAAGTGGGTAAAACAGCTGCTTATTTACTTAGCGACTTCTCATCAGGTGTGACAGGTGAAAATATCCATGTCGACGCAGGTTTCCATGCTATTCGATAA
- the cozEa gene encoding lipoteichoic acid biosynthesis protein CozEa, translated as MTNKAWFRTGIAVLLLFLIIKLFIEVHFIFKPIIIIVQSILLPLLISGFLFYICLPFQKMMEKRRVPRWASITIILLALTAISGAIFGVVGPVIATQIENLIHQLPYLQRETQNLINFALDQRDKLPNEITEKINEMISKFGAMTSEILSNSLNIVTSVISTLFLLILVPFFLIYMLKDHERFIPAVARFFNGERKIFVVNLLKDLNQTLMSYIQGQVTVSLILGAILYAGYTIIGLEYTLLLVMFAIFANMIPFLGPWMAFLPAGILGIIQSPTTFIWVCIVTLIAQQLEGNVITPNVMGKSLNIHPLTIIVVILASGSLGGFVLILVAVPLYAVLKSIARNIYKYRHQIIHAAQRNVNDH; from the coding sequence ATGACTAATAAAGCCTGGTTTCGAACTGGTATAGCTGTTTTACTACTATTTTTAATCATAAAACTATTTATAGAAGTTCATTTTATATTCAAACCAATTATTATTATCGTTCAATCGATTTTACTACCACTGCTCATTAGTGGATTTTTATTTTATATCTGTTTGCCATTCCAAAAAATGATGGAGAAACGCCGTGTACCAAGATGGGCAAGTATTACAATTATTTTATTAGCCTTAACTGCAATTAGTGGTGCCATTTTTGGCGTTGTAGGCCCGGTTATCGCAACACAAATTGAAAACTTAATTCATCAATTACCATATTTACAAAGAGAAACACAAAATCTGATCAACTTTGCATTAGATCAACGTGATAAGTTACCTAATGAGATTACAGAGAAGATAAATGAGATGATCTCTAAATTTGGTGCGATGACATCAGAAATATTATCAAATTCATTAAATATCGTAACAAGCGTTATCTCGACTCTGTTCTTATTGATTTTAGTACCATTCTTCTTAATTTATATGTTAAAAGATCACGAACGCTTTATTCCTGCTGTTGCAAGATTTTTTAATGGTGAACGCAAAATTTTTGTTGTGAACTTATTAAAAGACTTAAACCAAACATTAATGTCATATATTCAAGGACAAGTAACTGTCAGCTTGATTTTAGGAGCTATCTTATATGCTGGCTACACAATTATCGGCTTGGAATATACATTATTACTTGTGATGTTTGCTATTTTCGCAAACATGATCCCGTTTCTTGGACCGTGGATGGCATTCTTGCCTGCCGGTATTCTTGGAATTATCCAAAGTCCAACAACATTCATTTGGGTGTGTATCGTGACATTAATCGCTCAACAATTAGAAGGAAATGTCATTACACCGAATGTCATGGGTAAATCACTGAACATTCACCCATTAACAATTATCGTCGTTATTTTAGCTTCTGGTAGTCTCGGTGGCTTTGTGCTTATCTTAGTTGCTGTACCGCTGTATGCTGTATTGAAATCAATTGCACGTAATATCTACAAATATCGTCATCAAATTATTCACGCAGCACAAAGAAATGTTAATGACCATTGA
- a CDS encoding alanine/glycine:cation symporter family protein has translation MVETIVGWLNTVVWSKPLVFGLLFTGISFSLMTRFLQLRHFKEMIRLMFQGEKSPTGISSFQAIALSLAGRVGTGNIVGVSTAIFIGGPGAVFWMWITAFLGAGTAYVESALGQIFKREEEGEYRGGPAYYIEQGIQGKFGKIYGLLFALVTIVSVGLLLPGVQSNAIASSMHNAFGIPTWIIAVLLIIILSLIIFGGVKWIATVATAVVPFMAIIYILMAVIIIVLNIQQVPALFALIFKSAFGMEAAFGGIIGAMIEIGVKRGLYSNEAGQGTGPHAAAAAEVSHPAKQGLVQAFSVYVDTLFVCTATALIILISGTYNTTDGTTAADGSPRLIHDAGVYVQSADGSKDYSGTAMYAQAGIDKALQGSHYHFDPMFSGFGSYFIAVALFFFAFTTILAYYYIAETNVSFITNRLAKNQNKLWRNVIRVVLIGATGYGAIKTADVAWAMGDLGVGMMAWLNIIAIWLLLKPAMHSLKDFEAHKKQHGTGKTAIYQPDPKDVPNATFWLEDYPKRLREEGIELPKK, from the coding sequence ATGGTAGAAACAATTGTGGGATGGCTGAATACAGTTGTTTGGAGTAAACCACTTGTATTCGGATTGTTATTTACAGGTATTTCGTTTAGCTTAATGACACGCTTTTTGCAATTACGACATTTTAAAGAAATGATTCGGTTAATGTTCCAAGGGGAGAAGTCACCGACCGGAATTTCAAGTTTCCAAGCCATAGCCTTATCATTGGCAGGTCGTGTCGGAACAGGTAATATCGTTGGGGTTTCAACAGCGATATTCATCGGGGGCCCTGGTGCAGTATTCTGGATGTGGATTACGGCATTTTTAGGTGCAGGTACAGCATATGTTGAATCGGCACTCGGTCAAATATTTAAGCGAGAAGAAGAAGGCGAGTACCGCGGGGGACCCGCTTATTACATTGAACAAGGGATTCAAGGGAAGTTCGGTAAGATTTACGGGTTGTTATTCGCACTCGTGACGATTGTATCAGTAGGACTTTTACTGCCAGGTGTACAATCGAATGCAATCGCAAGTTCAATGCACAATGCTTTTGGTATTCCGACATGGATTATTGCAGTGTTACTCATCATCATTTTGTCACTCATTATTTTTGGTGGTGTTAAATGGATTGCCACAGTTGCAACAGCAGTTGTGCCTTTCATGGCAATCATTTATATTTTGATGGCCGTCATCATTATCGTATTAAATATTCAACAAGTACCAGCATTATTCGCGCTTATTTTCAAATCAGCATTCGGTATGGAAGCGGCATTTGGTGGTATCATCGGTGCCATGATTGAAATCGGTGTAAAACGAGGTTTATACTCAAACGAAGCTGGTCAAGGGACGGGTCCACATGCAGCTGCAGCAGCAGAGGTATCTCACCCAGCAAAACAAGGTCTTGTACAAGCATTTTCAGTGTATGTAGATACATTATTTGTTTGTACAGCAACAGCATTAATTATTTTAATTTCAGGTACATACAATACAACAGATGGAACAACAGCGGCAGATGGTTCGCCACGTCTGATACATGACGCAGGTGTGTATGTTCAAAGTGCAGACGGTAGTAAGGACTACTCGGGAACTGCTATGTATGCACAAGCAGGTATCGACAAGGCACTTCAAGGGTCTCATTATCATTTTGATCCTATGTTCTCAGGCTTCGGTTCTTATTTCATTGCGGTTGCACTGTTCTTCTTCGCTTTTACAACAATATTGGCATACTACTATATCGCTGAAACGAATGTGAGTTTCATTACCAATCGTTTGGCAAAAAATCAAAACAAGTTATGGCGTAATGTCATTCGTGTCGTTTTAATTGGTGCAACAGGATATGGTGCAATCAAAACTGCCGATGTGGCATGGGCGATGGGTGATCTTGGTGTAGGTATGATGGCGTGGCTCAACATTATCGCAATTTGGCTATTGCTCAAACCAGCGATGCACTCATTGAAAGATTTTGAAGCACATAAAAAACAGCATGGTACGGGTAAAACAGCAATCTATCAACCAGATCCAAAAGATGTACCAAATGCAACATTCTGGTTAGAAGACTACCCAAAACGCTTGCGTGAAGAAGGCATTGAATTGCCGAAAAAATAA
- a CDS encoding alpha/beta hydrolase-fold protein → MSEFQVGVVNKTQFTSQYLARDITLSIYLPEDYSEQDQANIIFCFDGRDFLQFGQIHRVYERLRQRNEVSRAIFVGFHYEDVDNRRIEFHPQGNKAAATVQTTVQEIIPWIEQTFATYAQPEGRILLGDSLAGSIALLSALSFPRVVNQVGLLSPHSDEVVLQLFERCQFQELLNIWHVIGKEEIDFQLPTNGKRADFLTPNRTLSTRIENSAAQYFYNELDGGHNWKTWKTVLPEMLKYFLSNQ, encoded by the coding sequence ATGTCAGAATTTCAAGTGGGCGTCGTCAATAAGACGCAGTTTACGAGTCAATATTTGGCACGTGACATCACTTTATCTATTTATTTACCAGAAGATTATTCAGAACAGGATCAAGCCAATATTATTTTTTGTTTTGATGGCAGGGACTTTTTGCAGTTTGGTCAAATTCATCGTGTGTACGAACGATTGAGACAACGAAATGAAGTTTCACGCGCAATATTTGTCGGTTTTCACTATGAAGATGTCGACAATCGTCGCATAGAGTTTCATCCACAAGGTAATAAAGCGGCAGCAACTGTTCAAACAACGGTACAAGAAATCATCCCGTGGATTGAGCAAACATTTGCAACATATGCACAGCCTGAAGGACGTATTCTTCTCGGAGATAGCTTGGCGGGTAGCATTGCATTGTTAAGTGCGCTTTCATTTCCACGTGTCGTCAATCAAGTCGGTTTGCTTAGCCCACACAGTGACGAAGTCGTTCTACAATTATTTGAGCGCTGTCAGTTTCAGGAGTTATTGAATATTTGGCATGTGATTGGTAAAGAAGAGATAGACTTTCAGTTGCCAACAAATGGAAAACGTGCTGACTTTTTAACGCCGAATCGGACGTTAAGTACACGCATTGAAAATTCAGCCGCACAGTATTTTTATAACGAATTGGATGGGGGACATAACTGGAAAACATGGAAAACTGTACTCCCTGAGATGTTAAAATACTTTTTGAGTAACCAATAA
- a CDS encoding 2'-5' RNA ligase family protein, which produces MILGLALIPSKSFQDEVNAYRKRYDKQYIKIQPHITIKSHFEVDNAELEAVKADIKTRLEGTQPVEIHATKASNFAPTTNVIYFKVEKTDALDDLFKRFDGEAFYGEAEHPFVPHFTIAQGLTSQEFEDIYGQVRLAGVDHKETIDQLSLLQFDEAADKWQVIETYPFA; this is translated from the coding sequence ATGATTTTAGGATTAGCGTTAATTCCATCAAAAAGTTTTCAAGATGAGGTCAATGCTTATCGTAAGCGTTACGATAAACAATATATTAAAATTCAGCCTCATATCACGATTAAAAGTCATTTTGAAGTGGATAATGCAGAACTAGAAGCGGTGAAAGCAGATATTAAAACACGTTTAGAAGGAACACAACCTGTTGAAATTCATGCAACAAAAGCTTCTAACTTTGCACCTACAACGAATGTGATTTATTTCAAAGTAGAAAAAACAGATGCGTTAGATGATTTATTCAAGCGCTTTGACGGGGAAGCATTTTACGGTGAAGCAGAGCATCCGTTTGTGCCACACTTCACGATTGCACAAGGTTTGACAAGTCAAGAGTTTGAAGACATCTACGGTCAAGTTCGTCTGGCTGGTGTTGATCACAAAGAAACAATCGATCAATTATCATTATTACAATTCGATGAAGCAGCTGATAAGTGGCAAGTCATCGAAACATATCCATTCGCTTAA
- the ltaA gene encoding lipoteichoic acid biosynthesis MFS flippase LtaA has product MQDYSSNNKDYTKNFSLLIIILFLMEFARGMYVLSYLPLLPTATSIAVGITSAAISVHFIADAVSNFFIGFILKRWGPRIVLTLGFVLALFSLMLVIFMPISPIVLIVSALMLGIAVCPIWVIMLANVDERTRGKQMGYVYFAWLAGLLVGMIGMNLIFKSHPITFNFLMPLIVAIAFVLYFFVKVRLTDYHTKNVREQFKQIVSVSRRHIILFPGILLQGIAISALIPVLPQYAINIVGVTTVEYTAAIIIGGIGCTISMLGLSKLIDHFAHRFMYSMIFVGFLCYGIAMISFTFITNIFIVWGIALLVGLIYGLLLPSWNTFMAGFIHPTEQEETWGVINSIQGFGAMAGPIIGGPLSQFFGSPIYTFYFSACLIFFLACFYGFYFLKQLHRTT; this is encoded by the coding sequence ATGCAAGATTACTCGTCAAATAATAAAGACTATACGAAAAACTTTTCTTTATTAATTATCATATTATTTCTTATGGAGTTTGCACGTGGCATGTACGTGCTCAGTTATTTACCTTTGTTACCAACAGCAACTTCCATAGCTGTTGGTATTACTTCTGCTGCTATTTCTGTGCACTTTATTGCCGATGCAGTTTCTAACTTTTTTATCGGTTTTATTCTAAAACGATGGGGTCCACGTATTGTACTCACGTTAGGATTTGTCTTAGCATTGTTTAGCTTAATGCTCGTCATCTTTATGCCAATTTCTCCTATCGTACTCATCGTAAGTGCGCTCATGTTAGGAATTGCAGTATGTCCAATATGGGTCATTATGTTGGCAAACGTCGATGAAAGAACACGTGGAAAACAGATGGGCTATGTGTATTTTGCATGGCTAGCTGGTTTGCTTGTTGGGATGATTGGAATGAATCTCATCTTCAAAAGTCATCCCATTACGTTCAATTTCTTAATGCCACTTATTGTTGCAATCGCATTTGTACTCTACTTTTTCGTAAAAGTTCGACTCACCGACTATCACACGAAAAATGTACGTGAACAATTCAAACAAATTGTGAGTGTATCACGACGTCATATCATTTTATTTCCAGGAATTTTATTGCAAGGGATTGCGATTAGTGCATTGATTCCGGTTTTACCGCAATATGCGATTAATATTGTTGGCGTGACGACGGTTGAATACACAGCTGCGATAATTATCGGAGGTATCGGTTGTACGATATCAATGCTCGGACTATCTAAGCTCATTGATCACTTTGCACACCGCTTTATGTACAGCATGATCTTCGTCGGTTTTCTTTGTTATGGTATTGCAATGATTTCATTCACATTTATTACGAATATTTTTATCGTATGGGGAATCGCATTACTTGTAGGGTTAATTTATGGTTTACTTCTCCCGTCCTGGAATACATTCATGGCTGGTTTTATTCACCCTACCGAACAAGAAGAAACATGGGGCGTGATTAACAGTATTCAAGGTTTTGGAGCGATGGCTGGACCGATTATCGGTGGCCCACTGTCACAATTTTTCGGGAGTCCAATTTATACATTTTACTTTTCTGCATGTCTTATCTTCTTTTTAGCTTGTTTTTACGGTTTTTATTTTTTGAAACAACTACACCGTACCACATAA